Proteins from one Clostridium cellulovorans 743B genomic window:
- a CDS encoding MFS transporter, with the protein MEQKTENNNNQQKTKSFAENFIYELKNFHIDKDFKLFLIVGLCTGIAGGINSTVFNNFLSDVYNLSASGRGIVEFPRELPGVLIVIVLGILSFLGDIRIAVIGMVCASLGMMGLGIFSPTFASMLVWMMVLSLGTHIFMPLSAGIGMNLSQKENYGARLGKFSAYNLVATIIGYGIVWFGFKYLGLTYKTAFLIASFFYLVAAGILTMMKDKKPKGKKVRFVFRKKYTLYYILSIVNGARKQIFLTFAPWVLINVYNLDPPTFAILGLIISLVSILTRTIVGNAIDIKGERFVLSLEAIVLIIICLGYSFAADIFPVTIAVIIIAACYIIDNSLSVVEMARSTYIKKIAVSPEDVTPTLSAGTSFDHIIAMSIPFFGGLLWASMGYKYVFLVAAFIAVLNLILSLKIKID; encoded by the coding sequence ATGGAACAAAAGACGGAAAATAATAATAACCAACAAAAAACGAAATCATTTGCAGAAAATTTTATTTATGAATTAAAAAACTTTCACATTGATAAAGACTTTAAATTATTCCTAATAGTAGGTTTGTGTACAGGCATTGCAGGCGGTATTAATTCAACTGTATTTAATAACTTTTTAAGCGATGTCTATAACTTATCTGCATCTGGCAGAGGTATTGTAGAATTTCCAAGAGAACTTCCAGGCGTACTGATAGTTATAGTTCTTGGAATCCTTTCCTTTTTAGGAGACATTAGAATTGCCGTAATCGGAATGGTTTGTGCTTCCCTTGGTATGATGGGACTTGGAATTTTCTCTCCAACCTTTGCAAGTATGCTTGTTTGGATGATGGTCTTAAGTCTTGGCACTCATATCTTCATGCCACTGTCTGCTGGTATTGGAATGAACCTTTCGCAAAAAGAAAATTACGGCGCTCGTCTTGGTAAATTCAGTGCTTATAACCTTGTTGCAACTATTATAGGTTATGGAATAGTATGGTTCGGATTTAAATACCTTGGTCTTACATACAAAACCGCTTTCTTGATAGCTTCTTTCTTTTACCTAGTAGCTGCTGGTATTCTTACAATGATGAAGGATAAAAAGCCAAAAGGTAAAAAAGTAAGATTTGTATTCAGAAAGAAATATACCCTCTACTATATCCTTAGTATTGTAAATGGTGCAAGAAAACAAATTTTCTTAACCTTCGCTCCTTGGGTTCTAATAAATGTTTATAATCTTGATCCACCTACTTTTGCAATATTAGGTCTTATAATTTCCCTAGTAAGCATATTAACTAGAACCATTGTTGGAAATGCTATAGATATTAAAGGAGAACGCTTTGTTCTTTCCTTAGAGGCCATAGTATTAATAATTATCTGTTTAGGCTATTCCTTCGCGGCAGATATATTCCCAGTAACAATAGCTGTAATAATTATTGCTGCTTGTTATATTATCGACAATTCCCTAAGTGTTGTTGAAATGGCTAGATCAACCTATATAAAGAAGATAGCTGTTTCTCCTGAAGATGTTACTCCAACACTATCCGCTGGTACAAGCTTTGACCATATTATAGCCATGTCTATTCCTTTCTTTGGTGGATTATTGTGGGCCAGTATGGGATATAAATATGTATTCCTTGTGGCAGCCTTTATCGCAGTACTAAACCTAATTCTATCCTTAAAAATTAAAATAGACTGA
- a CDS encoding ABC transporter ATP-binding protein: MLTIKNFTKIYKGGKKAVDNLNLQVDAGDIYGFIGHNGAGKTTTIRAVVGVLDFEDGEIYIDGKSLRKEPVACKEVIAYIPDNPDIYEHLTGIQYLNFIGDIFTVPKEEREARIKKYSDTFEIASNLGDLISSYSHGMKQKLALISAFIHKPKLLVLDEPFVGLDPKAAINLKRIMHELCNDGSAIFFSTHVLDVAEKLCNKVAIIKGGKLITSGRLDQLLGDSSLEEIFMEVVDREK, translated from the coding sequence ATGTTAACTATTAAGAATTTTACGAAGATTTATAAAGGTGGAAAAAAAGCTGTGGATAATTTGAATCTACAAGTTGATGCTGGAGATATTTATGGGTTTATCGGCCATAATGGTGCAGGTAAAACTACTACAATTAGAGCTGTTGTAGGGGTATTAGATTTTGAGGACGGTGAAATTTATATTGATGGGAAGTCTTTAAGGAAAGAGCCAGTAGCATGTAAGGAAGTTATTGCTTATATTCCTGATAACCCAGATATTTATGAGCATCTTACGGGGATTCAATATCTAAATTTTATAGGTGATATTTTTACTGTACCAAAGGAGGAAAGAGAGGCAAGGATTAAAAAATATTCAGATACCTTTGAAATCGCTTCTAATTTAGGTGACTTGATATCTTCTTATTCCCATGGAATGAAGCAAAAGTTAGCTCTTATATCGGCATTTATACATAAACCGAAGCTTTTAGTATTAGATGAGCCTTTTGTTGGTCTCGATCCTAAGGCAGCTATAAATTTGAAAAGAATAATGCATGAACTATGTAATGATGGAAGTGCCATTTTCTTTTCAACTCATGTTTTAGATGTAGCAGAAAAACTTTGTAACAAGGTAGCAATAATAAAGGGTGGTAAGCTGATTACTAGTGGAAGACTTGATCAGTTACTTGGGGATAGCAGTTTAGAGGAGATATTTATGGAGGTAGTGGACCGTGAAAAATAA